In one window of Brassica rapa cultivar Chiifu-401-42 chromosome A07, CAAS_Brap_v3.01, whole genome shotgun sequence DNA:
- the LOC103831167 gene encoding uncharacterized protein LOC103831167, with protein sequence MGFIMEFAENLVLRLMEDPEVRDRKAREHIYEMHERCKKIKEMWALPIRPYGFWTFERHNAQLRWDPQISQVAGRRDPYDDLLQDHPSSSN encoded by the coding sequence ATGGGTTTCATAATGGAGTTCGCGGAGAATCTGGTGCTGAGGCTGATGGAGGATCCGGAGGTGAGAGACAGGAAAGCGAGGGAGCACATATATGAGATGCACGAGAGGTGCAAGAAGATTAAGGAGATGTGGGCTTTGCCTATTCGTCCTTATGGTTTCTGGACTTTTGAGCGTCACAACGCTCAGCTTCGTTGGGATCCTCAGATCAGTCAGGTTGCTGGTCGCAGAGACCCTTATGATGATCTCCTTCAGGACCATCCTTCTTCCTCAAACTAA
- the LOC103831168 gene encoding meiosis-specific protein ASY1, which produces MVMAQKLKEAEITEQDSLLLTRNLLRIAIFNISYIRGLFPENYFNDKSVPALDMKIKKLLPIDPESRRLIDWMEKGVYDALQKKYLKTLMFCICESVEGPMIEEYSFNFSYSDSDSQDVRMNISRTGTKKHGGTFHSTADITQNQMRSSACKMVRTLVQLMRTLDKMPDKRTIVMKLMYYDDVTPPDYEPPFFRGCTEEEAQHVWTKDPLRMEVGNVNSKHLVLTLKVKSVLDPCADENDDMQDDGKSTEPNSVHDEQPSDSDSEISQAKETQFLLAPVEKQEDDDGEVDEDDTQDPVESQQQLERVKDWINSRHLDTLEVTDVLANFPDISIALTEEIMDQLEKEGVLSKTGKETYIINREKTPRSEFNFVKDEADGKTASKDEKSIAPEDYMYMKALYHSLPMQYVTITKLHNMLDGEANQTKVRKLIDRMIQEGYVEDSSNRRLGKRVIHSVFTENKLNEVRKVLATNDDMDVDVEETVNKTNGQDAKLTPDVSTRGGIHSIGSDLTRTKGRSAMQQNGSVLSEQTISKANNTPMSSNAQPVASRESFAVKGMAAKICTDAGTDSSQASQDRRYRKTSTVRDPILQYSKRQKSQAN; this is translated from the exons ATG GTAATGGCTCAGAAGCTCAAGGAAGCTGAGATCACCGAGCAGGACTCGCTCCTTCTG ACTAGGAATCTGCTTCGTATAGCTATCTTCAACATCAGCTACATCAGGGGCCTCTTTCCCGAGAACTACTTCAATGATAAATCTGTTCCTGCTTTAG ATATGAAGATCAAGAAGCTGTTGCCTATAGATCCTGAATCACGCCGATTGATTGACTGGATGGAGAAAG GTGTCTACGATGCGCTACAGAAGAAGTATTTGAAGACGCTCATGTTCTGCATATGCGAATCAGTTGAGGGTCCGATGATTGAGGAGTACTCAT TCAATTTCAGCTATTCGGATTCTGATAGCCAAGATGTCAGGATGAACATCAGTCGTACTGGAACTAAGAAACATGGAGGAACTTTTCACTCCACTGCTGACATTACCCAAAATCAAATGAG GAGTTCAGCTTGCAAAATGGTTCGCACACTAGTCCAGCTGATGAGGACCCTCGACAAAATGCCAGACAAG CGCACCATAGTGATGAAGCTTATGTACTACGATGATGTCACG CCACCAGATTACGAGCCACCTTTCTTCAGAGGCTGTACAGAAGAAGAAGCTCAGCATGTCTGGACGAAGGATCCTCTGAGAATGGAAGTTGGGAACGTTAACAGCAAACATCTCGTGTTAACGCTTAAG GTCAAGAGCGTTCTTGATCCTTGTGCGGATGAAAATGATGACATGCAAGATGATGGAAAGAGTACAGAACCTAATTCTGTACATGATGAGCAGCCTTCTGATTCAGATAGCGAG ATAAGTCAAGCAAAAGAAACTCAATTCCTTCTGGCGCCAGTAG AGAAACAAGAGGATGATGATGGAGAGGTTGATGAAG ATGACACACAGGATCCGGTTGAGTCTCAACAGCAGCTAGAAAGGGTGAAGGACTGGATCAACTCCCGCCACCTCGATACTCTGGAGGTCACAGATGTTCTTGCAAACTTCCCAGATATCTCAATA GCTCTGACTGAAG AAATCATGGATCAGCTGGAGAAAGAAGGTGTTCTTTCGAAAACAGGGAAGGAAACATACATTATAAACAGAGAAAAG ACACCACGGAGCGAATTCAACTTTGTGAAAGATGAAGCTGATGGTAAAACTGCTTCCAAGGACGAGAAATCTATAGCTCCTGAAGACTACATGTACATGAAA gcTCTGTACCATTCTCTTCCGATGCAATATGTGACAATTACAAAGCTTCACAACATGTTGGATGGTGAAGCCAACCAGACGAAAGTTCGTAAGCTAATTGACCGAATGATCCAAGAGGGCTACGTGGAAGATTCTAGCAACCGCAGGCTAG GGAAGCGTGTAATACACTCAGTTTTTACCGAGAATAAGCTAAATGAAGTCAGAAAAGTTCTTGCCACAAATGATGATATG GACGTGGATGTTGAGGAAACTGTAAACAAGACCAACGGCCAAGACGCGAAACTAACCCCAG ATGTATCTACACGCGGAGGCATCCACTCTATTGGATCAGACTTGACACGCACGAAAGGGAGATCTGCAATGCAGCAGAACGGATCGGTGCTAAGTGAACAGACCATCTCGAAAGCTAATAACACTCCGATGAGCAGCAATGCACAG CCTGTGGCTTCGAGGGAGAGTTTTGCTGTAAAAGGAATGGCTGCTAAAATCTGCACGGACGCGGGCACAGACTCTAGCCAAGCCTCACAAGACAGGCGTTACAGGAAAACCAGCACG GTGAGAGACCCTATCCTGCAGTACTCGAAGCGCCAGAAATCTCAGGCTAATTGA
- the LOC103831169 gene encoding endoplasmic reticulum metallopeptidase 1, with protein sequence MAFWRLSSGDATGFKFLFSIASLYALMVAIAYCVLHMKHISPLPFDAPLDRFSEARAVEHIRVLAEEIDGRQEGRPGLREAATYIKSQLEMVKERAGPNLRVEVEETQVDGSFSMMFLGHNISLGYRNHTNILMRISSMHSLDTDASVLMNAHFDSPVNSPGAGDCASCVASLLEVARLVVDSGWAPPQPIIFLFNGAEELFMLGSHGFMTQHKLKDTIGAFVNVEASGTGGIDLVCQSGPGSWPSNVYSQAATHPMAQSSAQDVFPVIPGDTDYRMFAEDYGDIPGLDIIFLRGGYYYHTSFDTVDRILPGSMQARGENLISILKAFTSSSKLKVATERKSLDMDANRDMVERAVFFDYLTLFMVYYPRRVAMVLHNIPAALFFLAPFFLYMRDPGIHPLLPVFWAFLKGFIQHTAGILLGVIFPVLFSVVRLFFAYPMSWFAHLYLAFLMFIPCSFFGLLLPRTIYDRVSHCQGVSSKKIMKVETSDEARFWGAFGLYAFVTSAYFFAGLNGGFMTFVICISMLLGWIAFYVSVKSYGHDSIKSPMFYVIALVPCLLYSVYFSGILALLLIEKTGMMGAVPPPYGFYLADVAVAAVTGIVTGLCVGPIIPICGRWLAKASILKFLLHFTVVMLAVSSQLFPYSKDAPKRVILQHTFFSAGGNEITGSSYDLAVIDSNSMEFVFKHAPEVAEKLHAGSSFSLGNAEVSPQEAWLALFPISCVVTTNGRFPAKANKILERYSQLPHLKIHKPSTTFDNGTRRVHLELSLGSLEEIWVSVLNVTGPLSRWSFADGKPPAPELPSGGPPSYILRLSGNSSEKWIFWLEANSEEELRVDLAVLDQRVDEETRHLKSLFPGWSDVIAYSSFLSTYSF encoded by the exons ATGGCGTTTTGGAGGCTGAGCTCTGGAGACGCCACGGGTTTCAAGTTCCTCTTCTCAATCGCTTCCCTCTACGCTCTAATGGTGGCGATTGCTTACTGCGTCCTCCATATGAAACACATCTCCCCGCTCCCCTTCGACGCGCCTCTAGATCGATTCTCCGAAGCCAGAGCCGTCGAACACATCCGCGTCTTGGCCGAGGAGATCGACGGTCGTCAG GAGGGACGACCTGGGCTTAGAGAAGCTGCAACGTACATTAAATCTCAGTTGGAGATGGTGAAGGAGAGAGCTGGGCCTAATCTAAG AGTTGAGGTGGAGGAGACGCAGGTGGATGGCTCCTTTAGCATGATGTTTCTTGGCCACAACATTTCACTTGGTTACAGAAACCATACTAATATACTTATGcg TATTTCGTCGATGCATTCTCTTGACACCGATGCATCTGTATTGATGAATGCACATTTTGACAGTCCTGTCAACTCCCCTGGAGCTGGTGACTGTGCGTCATGTGTAG CATCACTGCTTGAAGTAGCTAGACTGGTAGTAGATTCAGGCTGGGCCCCGCCTCAACCTATAATTTTTCTCTTCAACGGTGCTGAAGAGCTTTTTATGCTG GGCTCACACGGCTTCATGACGCAGCATAAGCTGAAAGACACCATTGGAGCTTTTGTAAACGTGGAAGCTTCTGGGACAGGGGGTATTG ATCTGGTCTGCCAATCAGGACCTGGATCGTGGCCTTCCAATGTCTACTCTCAAGCAGCAACGCATCCAATGGCGCAGAGTTCTGCACAG GATGTTTTCCCTGTTATTCCCGGAGACACCGATTACAGAATGTTTGCAGAAGATTATGGCGACATTCCCGGGCTAGACATTATCTTTCTTCGAGGCGGTTACTACTACCATACTTCCTTTGATACAGTTGACAGAATATT ACCTGGAAGCATGCAAGCACGTGGAGAAAACTTAATCAGTATACTTAAAGCCTTCACGAGTTCTTCTAAGCTGAAGGTTGCTACTGAAAGAAAGTCGCTTGACATGGATGCTAACAGGGACATGGTTGAAAGAGCTGTTTTCTTTGATTACTTAACACTGTTCATG GTGTATTATCCAAGAAGAGTGGCCATGGTACTGCACAACATTCCAGCCGCGTTGTTCTTTCTTGCGCCTTTCTTCTTGTATATGCGGGACCCTGGTATACACCCTTTGTTACCCGTCTTCTGGGCTTTTTTGAAAG GATTTATACAACATACCGCTGGGATTTTACTTGGTGTCATATTCCCAGTTCTCTTTTCAGTCGTCAGATTGTTCTTTGCTTATCCCATGAGCTG GTTTGCTCATTTATACTTAGCTTTCCTGATGTTCATCCCCTGCTCATTTTTTGGTCTTTTACTTCCAAGAACTATTTATGATCGTGTCTCACACTGTCAAGGTGTTTCATCTAAGAAGATTATGAAAGTT GAAACATCTGATGAAGCAAGGTTTTGGGGAGCATTTGGGCTCTACGCTTTTGTAACATCG GCATATTTCTTCGCTGGATTAAATGGAGGATTCATGACATTTGTAATCTGCATTTCTATGCTACTGGGGTGGATTGCTTTCTATGTATCTGTCAAGTCCTATGGCCATGATTCAATCAA GTCTCCCATGTTTTATGTGATAGCCCTTGTTCCATGCCTTCTGTATTCTGTCTATTTTAGTGGCATTCTTGCACTACTTCTGATTGAGAAGACAGGAATGATGGGAGCAGTTCCACCACCTTATG GTTTTTATCTTGCAGATGTAGCAGTAGCTGCGGTCACTGGAATTGTCACTGGCTTGTGTGTGGGCCCAATAATACCAATTTGTGGTCGTTGGCTAGCCAAAGCTTCGATCTTGAAATTCCTGCTGCACTTCACTGTGGTTATGTTGGCGGTATCATCACAGCTCTTTCCTTATAGCAAAGATGCACCGAAGAGAGTTATACTGCAACACACATTCTTCTCTGCGG GTGGAAATGAAATCACAGGTTCAAGTTACGATTTAGCCGTCATTGATTCAAATTCAATGGAGTTCGTTTTTAAACATGCTCCGGAGGTGGCAGAGAAGCTTCATGCCGGCTCTTCTTTTTCACTGGGAAACGCTGAAGTGTCTCCTCAAGAAGCTTGGCTG GCACTTTTCCCTATTTCTTGTGTAGTAACAACAAACGGGAGGTTCCCTGCCAAAGCCAACAAGATTTTGGAACGATATAGCCAATTACCGCACTTAAAAATTCATAAACCGTCAACAACATTTGATAACGGAACTCGCAGGGTTCATCTGGAACTCTCTCTGGG GTCATTGGAAGAGATCTGGGTCTCGGTTCTAAACGTAACCGGACCACTATCAAGATGGTCTTTTGCAGATGGCAAACCTCCAG CTCCTGAACTCCCATCGGGTGGTCCTCCGTCTTATATATTGAGACTGAGTGGCAACAGCAGTGAGAAGTGGATCTTCTGGTTAGAG GCTAATAGCGAAGAAGAACTGAGAGTAGACTTAGCTGTTCTTGATCAACGTGTTGATGAAGAAACTAGACATTTGAAGAGTCTTTTCCCTGGATGGTCTGATGTCATTGCCTACAGTAGCTTTCTTTCTACTTACTCCTTTTAG
- the LOC103831171 gene encoding 60S ribosomal protein L17-2, with protein MVKYSQEPDNQTKSCKARGSDLRVHFKNTRETAHAIRKLPLLKAKRYLEDVIAHKQAIPFTRFCRGVGRTAQAKNRHSNGQGRWPAKSAQFVLDLLKNAESNAEVKGLDVDALFISHIQVNQAAKQRRRTYRAHGRINPYMSNPCHIELILSEKEESVKKEPETQLAAKSKKSSA; from the exons ATG GTGAAGTACTCGCAAGAACCCGACAACCAGACCAAGT CTTGCAAGGCTAGAGGATCCGATCTTAGGGTTCACTTCAAG AACACTCGGGAAACAGCGCACGCCATCAGGAAGCTACCATTGCTCAAGGCCAAGAGGTACCTTGAGGATGTGATAGCTCACAAGCAGGCTATTCCCTTCACCCGTTTCTGCAGAGGTGTTGGAAGGACTGCTCAAGCTAAGAACAGGCACTCCAATGGTCAGGGACGTTGGCCTGCTAAGTCTGCTCAGTTCGTTCTTGATTTGCTCAAGAATGCTGAGAGCAATGCTGAGGTGAAAGGTTTGGATGTTGATGCGCTCTTCATTTCGCACATTCAAGTCAACCAGGCTGCAAAGCAGAGGAGAAGGACTTACCGTGCTCACGGAAGAATCAATC CTTACATGTCCAACCCATGTCACATTGAGTTGATTCTGTCGGAGAAGGAAGAGTCTGTCAAGAAAGAG CCGGAGACCCAGTTGGCAGCCAAGTCGAAGAAATCATCTGCCTAA
- the LOC103831170 gene encoding small ribosomal subunit biogenesis GTPase RsgA 1, mitochondrial, translated as MQISSLSIIRHSSPLFLRRAAIHHGGHGARLGIGIGFRRSFHLLTLSARRDNPDVFRKPQPSKNMLRAKHIGKDHSSLAPVLSPDHNPSLLPSQAIGTVATAQANFMRVVVKDRDGEGDDRSSSSSSSKDGVELLCVVRAVLKKIRRRVLVGDKVLVGSIDWVDRRGMIENVFQRRSEILDPPVANVDHLLVLFSLDQPKLEPFTLTRFLVEAESTGIPLTLALNKCELITEEELESWKMRLRGWNYEPFFCSVGTKEGLDAIAFVLRNQTSVIVGPSGVGKSSLINILRSSSGGGDVEEENWFEPIIGNKWFEDQRVGEVSTRSGRGKHTTRNVSLLPITEGGYLADTPGFNQPSLLKVTKHSLALCFPEIRKMIEEEKCGFKDCLHIGEPGCVVKGEWERYPYYLQLLDEIRVREEFQLRTFGTKREGDVRYKVGGMGVKQAEPRLQPKKHRRESRKKVKQTMISELDEYEDEESDLDIEDDPIVQAIENEKER; from the exons ATGCAGATATCGTCTCTCTCCATCATCCGCCACTCTTCTCCTCTCTTCCTCCGTCGCGCGGCGATTCACCACGGCGGACACGGAGCTCGActcggaatcggaatcggatTCCGCCGCAGCTTCCATCTCCTCACACTCTCAGCTCGACGAGACAACCCCGATGTCTTCAGAAAACCCCAGCCGAGCAAAAACATGCTCAGAGCCAAGCACATCGGCAAAGACCACTCCTCCTTAGCTCCCGTTCTCTCTCCCGACCACAATCCTTCGCTCTTACCTTCTCAGGCCATCGGCACCGTCGCCACCGCTCAGGCGAACTTCATGCGCGTCGTCGTCAAGGACCGAGACGGAGAGGGAGACGAtcgttcttcttcttcgtcgtcgtcTAAGGACGGAGTTGAGCTGCTCTGCGTGGTGAGAGCAGTGCTGAAGAAGATAAGGAGGAGAGTGCTGGTTGGGGATAAGGTTCTCGTGGGGTCAATCGATTGGGTTGATCGGAGAGGGATGATTGAGAATGTGTTCCAGCGGCGGTCCGAGATTCTTGATCCTCCGGTGGCGAATGTTGATCACTTGCTTGTTCTTTTCTCGCTTGATCAGCCCAAGCTTGAACCGTTTACTCTCACTAGGTTCTTGGTGGAGGCTGAGTCCACTGGGATTCCACTCACTCTTGCCTTGAACAAATGTGAACTCATCACCGAAGAG GAATTGGAATCTTGGAAGATGAGACTGCGTGGATGGAACTATGAACCGTTCTTTTGCAGTGTGGGAACTAAAGAGGGGCTTGATGCGATTGCGTTCGTCTTGAGGAATCAGACTTCTGTGATTGTTGGACCTAGTGGTGTTGGAAAGTCGAGTTTGATCAACATATTGAGGAGCAGCTCTGGTGGTGGTGACGTTGAAGAAGAGAATTGGTTTGAGCCT ATAATAGGTAATAAGTGGTTTGAAGATCAGCGAGTTGGTGAAGTTTCAACTAGGAGTGGTAGAGGCAAACACACAACGAGGAATGTGTCGCTGCTGCCGATTACTGAAGGTGGTTATCTCGCTGATACTCCTGGTTTTAACCAGCCTAGTTTGCTGAAAGTAACCAAGCATTCACTTGCCTTGTGTTTCCCTGAG atAAGGAAAATGATAGAGGAAGAGAAATGTGGATTCAAAGATTGCTTGCATATCGGAGAACCAGGATGTGTAGTGAAAGGAGAGTGGGAAAGGTATCCTTACTACCTACAACTGCTAGATGAGATAAGAGTCAGGGAGGAGTTTCAACTCAGGACTTTTGGAACCAAAAGGGAAGGCGATGTTAG GTACAAAGTGGGAGGAATGGGTGTGAAACAAGCTGAACCAAGGCTACAGCCGAAGAAACATAGGAGAGAGTCGAGGAAGAAGGTTAAACAAACAATGATTAGTGAACTAGACGAGTACGAAGATGAAGAGAGCGACTTGGACATAGAGGACGACCCAATTGTCCAAGCCATTGAGAACGAGAAAGAAAGATGA